Proteins co-encoded in one Solidesulfovibrio sp. genomic window:
- a CDS encoding MFS transporter gives MHDSTSLPLEADDAPGLGRGTVALMAAAAGLSVASIYYNQPMLGILARRFAADPSAVSWVAVLTQLGYAAGLLLLAPLGDRFERRALVGLTSLALAVALMAAAFTPGLGLLLVASLLIGLLATVAQQIVPMAAQLAGEERRGSVVGTVMAGLLAGILLSRTISGLVAEYGDWRAMFGGAGLAVAAMSAVLLARLPRVAPVTRLSYPAMLASLGRLYAAHASLRRAGLVQGLLFGAFVAFWSDLAIFLEKPPFAQGSAVAGLLGLVGLAGVAAAPLAGRLADRSGKGRLVAWGAAGVAAGFGLLWLFPASWAALIAAIVLMDVGLQAAMVANQARVYALDATARSRLNTVFMTVMFVGGALGTAVGARVFAAWGWAGVCALGLACGLGALAVEVRGAARS, from the coding sequence GTGCACGATTCGACCTCTTTGCCCCTTGAAGCCGACGACGCGCCCGGGCTCGGCCGGGGGACGGTGGCCTTGATGGCGGCGGCGGCCGGGCTGTCCGTGGCCAGCATCTATTACAACCAGCCGATGCTGGGGATACTGGCCCGGCGGTTCGCGGCCGATCCGTCCGCCGTTTCCTGGGTGGCGGTGCTGACCCAACTGGGCTATGCGGCCGGATTGCTGCTGCTGGCGCCGCTGGGCGACCGGTTCGAGCGCCGGGCGTTGGTCGGGCTCACCTCCCTGGCCCTGGCCGTGGCCTTGATGGCGGCGGCGTTCACGCCGGGGCTGGGGCTGCTTCTGGTGGCGAGCCTGCTGATCGGCCTGCTGGCCACGGTCGCCCAGCAGATCGTGCCCATGGCCGCCCAACTGGCCGGGGAGGAGCGCCGGGGCAGCGTGGTCGGCACGGTCATGGCCGGGCTGCTCGCCGGCATTCTGCTCTCGCGCACCATAAGCGGGCTGGTGGCCGAGTACGGCGACTGGCGGGCCATGTTCGGCGGCGCCGGCCTGGCCGTTGCGGCCATGAGCGCGGTGCTTTTGGCCAGGCTGCCCCGGGTGGCGCCGGTCACGCGGCTGTCCTATCCGGCCATGCTGGCCTCGCTTGGCCGGCTCTACGCCGCCCATGCCAGCCTGCGCCGGGCCGGGCTGGTCCAGGGCCTGCTTTTCGGCGCGTTCGTGGCCTTTTGGTCCGACCTGGCCATCTTTCTGGAAAAGCCGCCCTTTGCCCAGGGCAGCGCCGTGGCCGGGCTGCTTGGGCTGGTGGGCCTGGCCGGCGTGGCGGCGGCGCCCCTGGCCGGCCGGCTGGCCGACCGGAGCGGCAAGGGCCGGCTCGTGGCCTGGGGGGCCGCGGGTGTGGCCGCCGGCTTTGGGCTGTTGTGGCTTTTCCCCGCCTCCTGGGCCGCCCTCATCGCGGCCATCGTCCTCATGGACGTGGGGCTTCAGGCGGCCATGGTGGCCAACCAGGCCCGGGTCTACGCCCTGGACGCCACGGCCCGCAGCCGCCTCAACACGGTTTTCATGACCGTGATGTTCGTGGGCGGGGCGCTGGGGACGGCCGTGGGCGCCCGGGTCTTCGCCGCCTGGGGCTGGGCGGGGGTGTGCGCCCTGGGCCTGGCCTG
- a CDS encoding TetR/AcrR family transcriptional regulator — MGPAAAKRLPGRPRSDAVRAAVLEAAGRLLEEAGFARLTMEGIAARAGVGKATLYRWWPSKGAVAMEAFLAAVSPRLAFPRTDSAVADITTQMLRLAAAYRSLPGRLVCECIALGQADPEVRQAFLDGYMTPRREAAKEVLRRGVAAGEIRADVELDIMVDALYGPLFHRMLLGHLPLDDTFVRDVAGLVFAGLAPGRADAAERP; from the coding sequence ATGGGTCCAGCCGCCGCCAAGCGCCTGCCCGGCCGGCCGCGCAGTGACGCGGTCCGGGCCGCCGTGCTCGAGGCCGCGGGCCGCCTGCTCGAGGAGGCGGGCTTCGCCCGGCTGACCATGGAGGGCATCGCCGCCCGGGCCGGCGTGGGCAAGGCCACGCTCTACCGCTGGTGGCCGAGCAAAGGGGCGGTGGCCATGGAGGCCTTCCTGGCCGCCGTCTCGCCCCGTCTCGCCTTTCCCCGCACCGATTCGGCCGTGGCCGACATCACCACGCAGATGCTGCGCCTGGCCGCCGCCTACCGCAGCCTCCCGGGCCGGCTGGTGTGCGAGTGCATCGCCCTGGGCCAGGCCGATCCGGAAGTGCGCCAAGCCTTTCTCGACGGCTACATGACCCCGCGGCGCGAGGCGGCCAAGGAGGTCCTGCGCCGGGGCGTGGCAGCCGGGGAAATCCGGGCCGACGTCGAGCTGGATATCATGGTGGACGCCCTCTACGGCCCCCTCTTCCACCGCATGCTCCTGGGCCACCTGCCCCTGGACGACACGTTCGTGCGCGACGTCGCCGGCCTCGTCTTTGCCGGGCTCGCCCCGGGACGGGCGGACGCGGCCGAGCGGCCGTAA
- a CDS encoding transporter substrate-binding domain-containing protein translates to MTGRAPRPAAGACLLLLCLIAFAVLARQAEALDDGRSIPGIFRPVKVGGDRDYPPYEFLDKDGKPAGFNVDLTRAVCEAMGMQVEFRLGAWAGERQALMDGDLDILQGMTYSDERAQILDFAPHTIVNHAIFARRDTLPVANLEELAGKKVIVHRGGYMHDTLAGMGFENDLVFSETPADGLRLLASGQGDYAVVAMLPGSYIMRENKLDNIQPVTRSVATVRYGYAVKKGNEALLARFSEGLAILRETGRYQAIHDKWLGVLENGKLKWETIAVYVGAVVTPLLALLGGSMLWTHFLRKQVAQRTRSLSQALDELSRNQRQLVQADKMAALGILVSGVAHEINNPNGLILLNIPILRKVQADVARLLDAWREREGDFTLGGIAYARMREEIPRMLEEMQEGATRIKRIVNDLKDFARREEGAGKALIDVGDASRKAVRLVEATIRKHTSRFSARYEEDLPLVWGNSQRIEQVIINLVLNACQALPDKNRAIEITTRHDAEAGKVILCVRDEGTGIAPQHLPHLTDPFFTTKRETGGTGLGLSVSAGILKEHGGCLTFDSAPGRGTIACLELPVPKEDTPS, encoded by the coding sequence ATGACAGGCCGCGCCCCGCGCCCCGCCGCCGGGGCATGCTTGCTCCTGCTGTGCCTCATCGCCTTCGCCGTCCTCGCCCGACAGGCCGAGGCCCTGGACGACGGCCGGAGCATTCCCGGCATCTTCCGGCCCGTCAAGGTCGGCGGCGACCGGGACTACCCGCCCTACGAATTCCTGGACAAGGACGGCAAGCCGGCCGGCTTCAACGTCGACCTGACCCGGGCCGTGTGCGAGGCCATGGGCATGCAGGTGGAATTTCGCCTCGGCGCCTGGGCCGGCGAACGCCAAGCCCTCATGGACGGCGACCTCGATATCCTCCAGGGCATGACCTATTCCGACGAGCGGGCGCAGATCCTCGATTTCGCCCCCCACACCATCGTCAACCACGCCATCTTCGCCCGGCGCGACACCCTGCCCGTGGCCAACCTGGAGGAACTGGCCGGCAAGAAGGTCATCGTGCACCGCGGCGGCTACATGCACGACACCCTGGCCGGCATGGGCTTCGAGAACGACCTCGTTTTTTCCGAGACCCCGGCCGACGGCCTGCGGCTTTTGGCCTCGGGCCAGGGCGACTACGCCGTGGTGGCCATGCTGCCGGGCAGCTACATCATGCGCGAAAACAAGCTCGACAACATCCAGCCCGTGACCCGTTCCGTGGCCACCGTGCGCTACGGCTACGCCGTGAAAAAAGGCAACGAGGCCCTGCTCGCCCGCTTCAGCGAGGGCCTGGCCATCCTGCGCGAGACCGGCCGCTACCAGGCCATCCACGACAAGTGGCTGGGCGTGCTGGAAAACGGCAAGCTCAAATGGGAGACCATCGCCGTGTACGTGGGGGCGGTGGTCACGCCGCTTCTGGCCCTGCTTGGCGGGTCCATGCTCTGGACGCATTTCCTGCGCAAACAGGTGGCCCAGCGCACCCGGTCCCTAAGCCAGGCCCTGGACGAACTCTCCCGCAACCAGCGCCAGTTGGTCCAGGCCGACAAGATGGCGGCGCTGGGCATCCTGGTCTCGGGCGTGGCCCACGAGATCAACAACCCCAACGGCCTGATCCTGCTCAACATCCCCATCCTGCGCAAGGTCCAGGCCGACGTGGCCCGGCTGCTCGACGCCTGGCGCGAGCGCGAGGGCGACTTCACCCTGGGCGGCATCGCCTACGCCCGCATGCGCGAGGAGATCCCCCGCATGCTCGAGGAGATGCAGGAAGGGGCCACGCGCATCAAGCGCATCGTCAACGACCTCAAGGACTTCGCCCGGCGCGAGGAAGGGGCGGGCAAGGCGCTCATCGACGTGGGCGACGCCTCGCGCAAGGCCGTGCGCCTGGTCGAGGCCACCATCCGCAAGCACACGAGCCGTTTCTCCGCCCGCTACGAGGAGGACCTGCCCCTGGTCTGGGGCAATTCCCAACGCATCGAGCAGGTGATCATCAACCTGGTCTTAAACGCCTGCCAGGCCCTGCCCGACAAGAACCGGGCCATCGAGATCACCACCCGCCACGACGCCGAGGCCGGCAAGGTCATCCTGTGCGTGCGCGACGAGGGCACGGGCATCGCCCCGCAGCACTTGCCGCACCTGACCGATCCCTTTTTCACCACCAAGCGCGAGACGGGCGGCACGGGCCTGGGCCTGTCGGTTTCCGCCGGCATCCTCAAGGAGCACGGCGGCTGCCTCACCTTCGACTCCGCCCCGGGCCGGGGCACCATCGCCTGTCTGGAGCTGCCCGTGCCCAAGGAGGACACCCCGTCGTGA
- a CDS encoding sigma-54 dependent transcriptional regulator: protein MTAAPTPAFGILLVDDEPAWLRSLSLTLESAAGITNTFLCQESRDVLPLLEKGGISLVLLDLTMPGLSGEELLAAIAERHPDVACIIVSGVNQIDTAVRCMKLGAFDYYVKTDEEDRIVGGVARAIRMLELRDENRAVKSRLVAGGPAHPEAFAGIVTRSRAMLSVFAYIEAVAQSPQPLLVTGESGVGKENLVRAAHAVSSRDGPLVAVNVAGLDDAVFADTLFGHVRGAYTGAEAPRRGMVEEAAGGTLFLDEIGDLAVASQVKLLRLLQEGEYFALGSDQPKRLRARVIVATHRDLAADEADGKFRRDLYFRLRTHHVHIPALRERKEDIEPLLRHFLDEAATAMGKPRPTPPPELAACLAAYPFPGNIRELRAMVFDAVSLHTGRMLSMKSFLAAIGRTRPCPAAPPPNPFAPFERLPTFAEAARFLVDEALARSGGNQTLAARLLGISQPALSKRLKHAAAGNPHNPGNGHNQGL, encoded by the coding sequence GTGACCGCCGCCCCGACCCCCGCCTTCGGCATCCTGCTCGTGGACGACGAGCCGGCCTGGCTGCGCTCCCTGTCGCTGACGCTGGAATCCGCGGCCGGCATCACCAACACCTTCCTGTGCCAGGAAAGCCGCGACGTCCTGCCGCTTTTGGAAAAAGGCGGCATAAGCCTGGTGCTCCTCGACCTGACCATGCCGGGCCTGTCCGGCGAGGAACTGCTGGCCGCCATCGCCGAGCGCCATCCCGACGTGGCCTGCATCATCGTCAGCGGCGTCAACCAGATCGACACGGCCGTGCGCTGCATGAAGCTCGGGGCCTTCGACTACTACGTCAAGACCGACGAGGAGGACCGCATCGTCGGCGGCGTGGCCCGGGCCATCCGCATGCTGGAGCTTCGCGACGAGAACCGGGCCGTCAAAAGCCGGCTGGTGGCCGGCGGCCCGGCCCATCCCGAGGCCTTTGCCGGCATCGTCACCCGCTCGCGGGCCATGCTCTCGGTGTTCGCCTACATCGAGGCCGTGGCCCAAAGCCCCCAGCCGCTGCTGGTGACCGGCGAATCGGGCGTGGGCAAGGAGAACCTGGTGCGGGCCGCCCATGCCGTGAGCTCCCGCGACGGGCCGCTCGTGGCCGTCAACGTGGCCGGCCTCGACGACGCGGTTTTCGCGGACACGCTGTTCGGCCACGTCCGGGGGGCCTACACCGGGGCCGAGGCGCCGCGCCGGGGCATGGTCGAGGAGGCCGCCGGCGGGACGCTGTTCCTCGACGAGATCGGCGACCTGGCCGTCGCCTCCCAGGTGAAGCTGCTGCGCCTGCTCCAGGAGGGCGAATATTTCGCCCTGGGCAGCGATCAGCCCAAGCGGCTGCGGGCCCGGGTCATCGTGGCCACCCACCGCGACCTGGCCGCCGACGAGGCCGACGGGAAATTCCGGCGCGACCTCTATTTCCGGCTGCGCACCCACCATGTCCACATCCCGGCCCTGCGGGAGCGCAAGGAGGACATCGAGCCGCTTTTGCGCCATTTCCTGGACGAGGCCGCCACGGCCATGGGCAAGCCCAGGCCCACCCCGCCGCCGGAGCTGGCCGCCTGCCTGGCCGCCTACCCCTTCCCCGGCAACATCCGGGAGCTGCGGGCCATGGTCTTCGACGCCGTGAGCCTGCACACCGGGCGCATGCTGTCCATGAAAAGCTTCCTGGCCGCCATCGGCCGGACCAGGCCCTGCCCGGCCGCGCCGCCGCCCAACCCCTTTGCCCCCTTCGAGCGGCTGCCCACCTTCGCCGAGGCGGCCCGGTTTTTGGTGGACGAGGCGCTGGCGCGCTCGGGCGGCAACCAGACCCTGGCCGCGCGGCTGCTCGGCATCTCCCAGCCGGCGCTGAGCAAGCGCCTCAAGCACGCCGCCGCCGGCAACCCCCATAACCCCGGCAATGGCCATAACCAGGGGTTATAG
- a CDS encoding anion permease: MQRAIKALAPILLGLLIWALPAPQGLTPATWTYFALFAAVVLALVLEPVPPALAGLLGVTVATVLRLVPVTPGKAPSPGDAIKWCLSGFSNGTVWLIFAAFMFALGYEKTGLGKRLGLTLIRRMGRKTLGLGYAVALADLILAPFMPSNTARSGGTIFPIIKNIPPLYGSTPENNPRGLGAYLMWTALATTCVTSSMFLTSLAPNVLAQSLVEKTAHVSLGWNQWFLSVLPVGVILFLATPLLAYVLYPPTQKTSENAPIWAAEELRKLGPLTGREVTMAALAVCALLGWIFLKDFVDATTVALAAICVMCLARVVTWEDVIGYKQAWNVLAWFATLVTLADGLGKTGFLKWFAEAASTHMQGLSPTATLLGLTVLFFVSHYMFASVTAHVAALLPVMLAAAMAVPGLDIATASMVLCATLGIMGIISPYGTGPSPIYFGSGYIKGKEFWVLGAIFGVIYLGVFLLVGFPWILSRA; the protein is encoded by the coding sequence ATGCAACGCGCCATCAAAGCCCTGGCCCCGATCCTGCTCGGTCTGCTGATCTGGGCGCTACCCGCCCCCCAAGGCCTCACCCCCGCCACCTGGACCTACTTCGCCCTGTTCGCGGCGGTGGTGCTGGCGCTGGTGCTCGAACCCGTTCCCCCGGCCCTGGCCGGGCTTCTTGGCGTCACGGTGGCCACCGTCCTGCGCCTGGTGCCCGTGACCCCGGGCAAGGCGCCTTCGCCGGGCGACGCCATCAAGTGGTGCCTGTCGGGCTTTTCCAACGGCACGGTCTGGCTGATTTTCGCCGCCTTCATGTTCGCCCTGGGCTACGAGAAAACGGGCCTCGGCAAGCGGCTGGGGCTCACGCTGATCCGGCGCATGGGCAGAAAGACCCTGGGCCTGGGCTACGCCGTGGCCCTGGCCGACCTGATCCTGGCGCCGTTCATGCCGTCCAACACCGCCCGAAGCGGCGGCACCATCTTTCCCATCATCAAGAACATTCCGCCGCTGTACGGCTCCACGCCCGAGAACAACCCCCGGGGCCTGGGCGCCTACCTCATGTGGACGGCCCTGGCCACCACCTGCGTCACCTCCTCCATGTTCCTGACCAGCCTGGCCCCCAACGTCCTGGCCCAGTCCCTGGTGGAAAAGACCGCCCACGTGAGCCTCGGCTGGAACCAGTGGTTCCTCAGTGTGCTGCCCGTGGGCGTCATCCTGTTTCTGGCCACGCCGCTTCTGGCCTACGTCCTCTACCCGCCCACCCAGAAGACCTCGGAAAACGCCCCGATCTGGGCGGCCGAGGAACTGCGCAAGCTCGGGCCGCTGACCGGCCGCGAGGTCACCATGGCCGCCCTGGCCGTCTGCGCCCTGCTCGGCTGGATCTTCCTCAAGGATTTCGTCGACGCGACCACCGTGGCCCTGGCCGCCATCTGCGTCATGTGCCTGGCCAGGGTCGTCACCTGGGAGGACGTCATCGGCTACAAGCAGGCCTGGAACGTGCTGGCCTGGTTCGCCACCCTGGTCACCCTGGCCGACGGCCTGGGCAAGACCGGCTTTCTCAAGTGGTTCGCCGAGGCCGCCTCGACCCACATGCAGGGCCTGTCCCCCACGGCCACCCTGCTTGGCCTCACCGTCCTGTTTTTCGTCAGCCACTACATGTTCGCCAGCGTCACCGCCCACGTGGCCGCGCTGTTGCCGGTCATGCTGGCCGCGGCCATGGCCGTGCCCGGGCTCGATATCGCCACCGCCTCCATGGTCCTTTGCGCCACGCTCGGCATCATGGGGATCATCAGCCCCTACGGCACCGGCCCTTCGCCCATCTATTTCGGTTCCGGCTACATCAAGGGCAAGGAATTCTGGGTGCTGGGCGCCATCTTCGGCGTCATCTACCTGGGCGTGTTCCTGCTCGTCGGCTTCCCCTGGATTCTGTCCCGGGCCTAG
- a CDS encoding fumarate hydratase, whose translation MRTIPRETVVDAVAALCVDANRFLPADVLASFARAQAAETLPAAREIFSQLTQNAALAAETGLPLCQDCGLGVFFVEVGEDVRLADGSLREAINAGMVKGYREGFLRKSTCDPFSRKNVGDNSPAVVHFDLVPGDTLKICMMAKGGGSENMSRVTMLAPAQGWKGIRECVIRRVAESGSNPCPPVLVGVGIGGNFELAAINSKKALLRAVDDVHPDPEVAAMEADLFASINRLGIGPMGLGGRTTCLGVKVRVAPCHLASLPLAINIQCHSARHKEVTL comes from the coding sequence ATGCGTACCATCCCCCGCGAGACCGTCGTCGACGCCGTGGCCGCCCTGTGCGTCGACGCCAACCGCTTCCTGCCCGCCGACGTCCTGGCTTCCTTTGCCCGGGCGCAGGCGGCCGAAACCCTGCCGGCGGCCAGGGAGATCTTCAGCCAACTGACGCAAAACGCCGCCCTGGCCGCCGAGACCGGCCTGCCGCTGTGCCAGGACTGCGGCCTGGGCGTGTTCTTCGTCGAGGTGGGCGAGGACGTCCGCCTGGCCGACGGCTCCCTGCGCGAAGCCATCAACGCCGGCATGGTCAAGGGCTACCGGGAAGGGTTCCTGCGCAAGTCCACCTGCGATCCGTTCAGCCGCAAAAACGTCGGCGACAACTCCCCGGCCGTCGTCCACTTCGACCTCGTGCCCGGGGACACGCTCAAGATCTGCATGATGGCCAAGGGCGGCGGCTCGGAGAACATGTCCCGGGTCACGATGCTCGCCCCGGCCCAGGGCTGGAAGGGCATCCGCGAATGCGTCATCCGCCGCGTGGCCGAGTCCGGCTCCAACCCCTGCCCGCCCGTCCTCGTCGGCGTGGGCATCGGCGGCAACTTCGAACTCGCGGCCATCAACTCCAAAAAGGCCCTCCTGCGCGCGGTGGACGACGTCCACCCCGACCCCGAGGTCGCGGCCATGGAAGCCGACCTGTTCGCCTCCATCAACCGCCTGGGCATCGGCCCCATGGGCCTTGGCGGGCGAACCACCTGCCTTGGCGTCAAGGTCAGGGTCGCGCCCTGCCACCTGGCCAGCCTGCCGCTGGCCATCAACATCCAGTGCCACAGCGCCCGGCACAAGGAGGTCACGCTCTGA
- a CDS encoding Fe-S-containing hydro-lyase, whose amino-acid sequence MAEYHLTTPLRDAEVEMLRAGDVALLTGVIYTGRDAAHKRLVEALDAGRELPFPPKGAVIYYVGPSPARPGYPIGAAGPTTSYRMDSYAPRLLAEGVKGMIGKGMRAPEVKAAMIARKAVYFGATGGAGALLGLRIKEARIVAYEDLGPEAVRELVVVAFPVLVINDCLGGDLYATPDLEAALG is encoded by the coding sequence ATGGCCGAATACCACCTGACCACCCCCCTTCGCGACGCGGAGGTGGAAATGCTGCGCGCCGGCGACGTGGCGCTGCTTACCGGCGTCATCTACACCGGCCGCGACGCCGCCCACAAACGCCTGGTCGAGGCCCTGGACGCCGGCCGGGAACTGCCGTTTCCGCCCAAGGGCGCGGTCATCTACTATGTCGGCCCCTCGCCGGCCCGGCCCGGCTATCCCATCGGCGCGGCCGGCCCCACCACCAGCTACCGCATGGATTCCTACGCCCCCAGGCTCCTGGCCGAGGGCGTAAAGGGCATGATCGGCAAGGGCATGCGCGCCCCGGAGGTCAAGGCGGCCATGATCGCGCGCAAAGCCGTCTATTTCGGGGCCACCGGCGGCGCCGGGGCGCTCCTTGGCCTTCGCATCAAGGAAGCCAGGATCGTCGCCTACGAGGACCTCGGCCCCGAGGCCGTGCGCGAGCTTGTCGTCGTCGCTTTCCCGGTCCTGGTCATCAACGACTGCCTCGGCGGCGACCTCTACGCCACGCCCGACCTGGAGGCCGCCCTTGGCTAA